TGCGCAGGCCCTTTTCGGCCGGGGGCGAGAAACTGCCCGTGACGCGCCCGTCGGCCGGCCATTGCAGCCGGATGGCGCTGGCGGGCGGCCGGGACGGGGCCGGCTCGGACGCCGTGCCGCGCGGCGGCGTGGCCTGCGTGGCGGGCCGGTCGTTGGCCTTGGCCGCCGAAATGCCAGCGCCGGCGGGCGGCTTGACCCGGACAAGCTGGCCGACCTCGATCTGGCTGGTATCGGAAATGTTGCTCCAGCGCGCCAGTTCGGACACCGAGCGGTTGTGGCGCCGGGCGATCGAGTACAGCGTGTCGCCGCGCTCGACGCGGTAGTAGCCCTCGGGCGCCGGCTCGCTGGGCGTGGTGCCGCAGGCGGCCAGCGCGGCGGCCAGCGAGAGCGCCGCCAGGCGCCCCAGCAAACGGCGGCGGGCGCCCGGGCGATGCCGGGCGTGGGGATGGAC
This sequence is a window from Cupriavidus pauculus. Protein-coding genes within it:
- a CDS encoding peptidoglycan DD-metalloendopeptidase family protein yields the protein MTGIHAVHPHARHRPGARRRLLGRLAALSLAAALAACGTTPSEPAPEGYYRVERGDTLYSIARRHNRSVSELARWSNISDTSQIEVGQLVRVKPPAGAGISAAKANDRPATQATPPRGTASEPAPSRPPASAIRLQWPADGRVTGSFSPPAEKGLRIEVPAGGKVRAAAPGWAIHVGTLRGYGQLVIIKHNDDWLTVYGNLDRPLVKENDRVAAGQDIGSMSRASELHFEVRGNGKPVNPASYLPPRG